A genomic window from Clostridium aceticum includes:
- a CDS encoding tyrosine-type recombinase/integrase, with translation MRSNAIPEEKLFFSMTLEFLETYMPRQLGRSPKTIKSYRDSLTIFRRFLLGEKQLSVRRFLFEECTPALIQDFIIYLKKAGNSPGTCNQRLTALRTYLWFATDRDISLQSIALRISKLPQCKTPKKEKETLSDHALKCLLEQPKNTKIGLRDRTMMILLYDSAIRLDELLSLTLQDLMLNTNEPYIRITGKGNKERIVAINTRTTEHLLQYLRIFHPDIIKTSLAFYTKIKGQTGKMSEGNVERFIRQYGKQAKTICEEVPDNVYPHMLRRTRATDLYQNGVELALVSKILGHASIETTKIYATPSMEMMRQALESVETPEQATEKPLWKKCSEEELAKLCGLR, from the coding sequence ATGAGGAGTAATGCTATTCCCGAGGAAAAGCTCTTCTTTTCAATGACATTGGAATTTTTAGAAACATATATGCCAAGGCAGCTAGGAAGAAGCCCAAAAACAATCAAATCCTATCGGGACTCATTGACTATATTTCGCAGGTTTCTGTTGGGAGAAAAACAGCTCTCCGTCCGTAGATTTCTATTTGAAGAATGCACTCCTGCACTGATACAAGATTTCATTATTTATCTGAAAAAAGCAGGAAATAGTCCAGGAACCTGTAATCAGAGACTGACAGCACTCCGTACCTATTTATGGTTTGCTACAGACCGCGACATTTCATTACAATCGATAGCTTTGAGGATTTCCAAGTTGCCGCAATGCAAAACTCCAAAAAAGGAAAAAGAAACATTGTCTGACCACGCACTGAAATGTTTACTGGAGCAGCCTAAAAATACAAAGATTGGTTTGCGAGACAGAACTATGATGATACTGCTGTATGATTCCGCTATCCGGCTTGATGAGCTACTCAGTCTGACACTGCAGGATTTAATGCTAAATACTAATGAGCCATATATCAGAATTACTGGAAAAGGAAACAAGGAACGCATTGTGGCAATCAACACCAGAACCACTGAACACCTCCTGCAGTATTTACGAATATTTCACCCAGATATCATCAAAACTTCACTAGCCTTTTATACCAAAATCAAGGGACAGACAGGAAAAATGTCAGAAGGAAATGTAGAACGTTTCATAAGGCAATATGGAAAACAGGCAAAAACAATCTGCGAAGAAGTGCCGGATAATGTGTATCCCCACATGCTACGTCGCACGAGGGCAACCGATTTATATCAAAATGGTGTTGAACTGGCATTAGTGTCCAAGATTCTTGGCCATGCCTCTATTGAAACTACTAAAATTTATGCAACACCATCCATGGAAATGATGAGACAGGCATTGGAATCTGTTGAAACACCAGAACAGGCTACCGAAAAGCCATTATGGAAAAAATGCAGCGAAGAAGAACTGGCAAAACTGTGTGGATTACGGTAA
- a CDS encoding TorD/DmsD family molecular chaperone, with product MVNKLSSEEISILLEMRIFAYSFLKHALYIEPSREFLKAVIENNAVESFPFTEKSELINEGIIQINSFLKENNVLEISEYEKLHWDYTRMFIGPNSLPVPPWESVYLNKDRLVFQKETFEVRKNYLKYYFISKNYPREPDDHIGIELDFMCRLNKIAMENNEIQNTNKLLEVLNDQESFLREHILKWIPDFSISMINSSNTEFYRGIAKILKGYVEVDYLILKELIERST from the coding sequence ATGGTAAACAAGCTAAGTAGTGAAGAAATAAGTATTCTATTAGAAATGAGAATATTTGCATATAGTTTTTTAAAGCATGCATTATATATTGAGCCTTCAAGAGAATTCCTAAAAGCAGTTATAGAAAATAATGCAGTTGAATCTTTTCCTTTTACTGAAAAAAGTGAGTTGATAAATGAAGGAATAATACAGATAAATAGCTTTCTAAAAGAAAATAACGTTCTTGAAATAAGTGAGTATGAAAAGCTCCATTGGGATTATACCCGTATGTTTATTGGTCCTAATTCACTGCCTGTACCTCCGTGGGAATCAGTATATTTAAATAAAGATCGTTTGGTATTTCAAAAAGAAACTTTTGAAGTTAGAAAAAACTATTTAAAATACTACTTTATCTCCAAGAATTATCCTCGTGAGCCAGATGACCATATAGGAATAGAGCTAGATTTTATGTGTAGATTAAATAAAATTGCTATGGAGAATAATGAAATTCAAAATACAAATAAATTATTAGAAGTATTAAATGATCAAGAAAGTTTTCTAAGAGAACATATTCTTAAATGGATACCAGATTTTTCAATTAGTATGATAAATAGCTCTAATACAGAATTTTATCGAGGAATTGCTAAAATTTTAAAAGGATATGTTGAAGTTGATTATCTAATATTGAAAGAATTGATTGAAAGATCAACTTAA
- a CDS encoding tyrosine-type recombinase/integrase: MYQDYDKAVEKVMEYLERNHYTSSIVRTYQRCFRLIKEFFKKNHDYYSHELAMEWLASVTPGLCKSTFKTYRLALSRINAAYKNQEIVNTKAVYQSQQNYQNLDPWCRHLLDEFLEKMSSSYVVSFLQTLKIAGARFLTYTTRHGVSRPEDISHHIVANYYYDDRHDSYKSKDVYNGCIRMFLRYLVALGIIRSSIPLMLDKFTLARMVFIEELPKTEQENFHQDYSQILFSAEEFYTRLGEVSFLVVQQKYSLTMRRTFHNAWKELFIFLEANELGYSKEIALTWASYMKNYTLQWKTFRRAMKLFEQYLKTGSLQPKTVYTYQSDPADDLPKWCKTDYDLFMLHKKKEGVAVSTLSMYRSSCLRFLFYLERTGIASWDIVTPEVIKEFHYTDPHNTPEGKNAYAAKIRAFLDYLSEAEQVPFTLQLALSNECAPQVTIIKTLDDDELSVIYQYKEVSHKVMQLRNTAMVLLGLRMGFRASDITKLKLSDISWLQQTISVQQQKTDRFLKLPMPTEVGNSLYRYITMGRPETSCEYVFVAHRVPYDRLHRGVCLKALNHVLNKNSHGFHITRRTFASRMLQKDTNPEMIAEALGHSDDTTVMKYLSTNGEKMRQCAIPLAEITVKGGLLT, encoded by the coding sequence ATGTATCAAGATTATGACAAGGCTGTCGAAAAAGTAATGGAGTATCTAGAAAGAAACCATTATACTTCTAGTATCGTACGTACCTATCAACGGTGTTTTCGCTTGATAAAAGAGTTTTTCAAGAAAAACCATGATTACTATTCGCATGAACTGGCAATGGAATGGCTGGCTAGTGTCACACCAGGTCTCTGCAAATCAACATTTAAGACTTATCGGTTAGCACTCAGCAGGATAAACGCAGCCTACAAAAACCAGGAAATCGTAAATACCAAGGCTGTCTACCAATCTCAGCAGAATTATCAAAATCTGGATCCATGGTGCAGACACCTTCTAGATGAATTTCTAGAAAAAATGTCTTCCAGTTATGTAGTTTCCTTTTTGCAAACCCTCAAAATTGCTGGGGCTCGATTTTTGACTTATACTACGAGGCATGGTGTTTCCAGACCAGAAGATATTTCTCACCACATAGTTGCTAATTACTACTATGATGACAGGCACGATAGTTACAAATCGAAAGATGTTTATAACGGCTGTATCCGAATGTTTTTGAGATATCTTGTAGCATTGGGAATAATCAGGTCTTCTATTCCTTTGATGTTGGACAAATTTACCCTTGCTAGAATGGTGTTTATTGAAGAACTTCCAAAAACGGAACAAGAAAACTTTCATCAGGATTATAGCCAAATTCTTTTTTCAGCAGAAGAATTCTACACTCGTTTGGGTGAGGTTAGCTTTCTGGTAGTACAGCAGAAATACTCCCTAACAATGAGGCGGACTTTTCATAATGCTTGGAAAGAACTATTTATTTTTTTGGAAGCCAATGAACTTGGATATTCTAAAGAAATTGCCTTGACCTGGGCTTCATATATGAAGAATTATACCCTTCAGTGGAAAACATTTCGACGTGCCATGAAGTTGTTTGAACAGTACCTAAAAACAGGAAGCCTCCAGCCGAAAACAGTATATACTTATCAGTCGGATCCGGCAGATGATCTGCCAAAGTGGTGCAAAACGGACTATGACTTGTTTATGCTTCACAAGAAAAAAGAAGGAGTCGCAGTCTCAACACTCAGTATGTATCGTTCGTCCTGCCTGCGTTTTCTTTTTTATCTTGAGCGGACTGGTATTGCTTCTTGGGATATTGTGACTCCGGAAGTAATAAAGGAATTCCATTATACAGATCCTCACAACACTCCAGAAGGCAAGAATGCTTATGCTGCAAAAATCAGGGCATTTTTAGATTACCTGTCAGAAGCCGAGCAGGTCCCATTCACCTTGCAGCTAGCTCTTTCAAATGAATGCGCCCCACAGGTAACAATTATTAAAACACTAGATGATGATGAATTATCTGTCATCTATCAGTACAAAGAAGTTTCTCACAAAGTCATGCAGCTACGTAATACAGCAATGGTTCTTCTTGGACTTCGTATGGGTTTTCGTGCATCTGATATTACAAAGTTAAAACTCTCAGATATATCCTGGCTACAGCAGACTATCTCTGTCCAGCAGCAAAAAACAGATAGATTTCTGAAACTTCCAATGCCTACAGAGGTTGGCAACAGTTTATATCGTTATATCACTATGGGACGTCCGGAAACTTCTTGTGAATACGTTTTTGTTGCGCACAGAGTCCCATATGATAGATTGCATCGAGGAGTATGTTTAAAAGCTTTAAATCATGTATTAAACAAGAACTCCCACGGTTTCCACATTACACGAAGGACATTTGCATCACGTATGCTCCAGAAAGATACCAATCCAGAAATGATTGCAGAAGCCTTGGGACACAGCGATGATACAACTGTAATGAAATATCTTTCAACAAATGGAGAAAAGATGCGGCAATGTGCCATTCCTCTTGCTGAAATCACAGTAAAAGGAGGTCTGCTGACATGA
- a CDS encoding CPBP family intramembrane glutamic endopeptidase → MKQLIKIIWQITKYIIIFLLMREASAYVVSSISGYFITVDKIEMMGNGLLENLENISYGIGAVGSFFIYKKMIKSRNKSIYEVCRFKKLSTDQIILSIIVGVALVFLNGIILAMVTTIFPSSYEAYKEFADTLKKGSTVLFFLCAGIIGPLFEEVQTRGLILSELLRKISFRNAIIIQALIFGAMHMNLVQGIYATVIGVFCGYALLWTGSIWTSILIHTSGNIFSLIMARIVGEGFLNQPNSVMLVLVLMIQILALVIIPYIFNYFYKNRVEWEISTVEECLEK, encoded by the coding sequence ATGAAGCAGCTTATAAAAATAATATGGCAAATCACGAAATACATCATTATATTTTTGTTAATGAGGGAAGCAAGTGCTTATGTTGTTTCTTCTATATCAGGTTATTTTATAACTGTTGATAAGATTGAAATGATGGGCAATGGATTACTTGAAAATTTAGAAAATATATCTTATGGTATAGGAGCAGTAGGGTCATTCTTTATTTACAAGAAAATGATAAAAAGCAGAAATAAAAGTATATATGAAGTTTGTCGTTTCAAGAAACTGTCAACAGATCAAATAATTTTGTCGATTATAGTAGGAGTTGCACTAGTTTTTTTAAATGGAATCATTTTAGCTATGGTTACAACTATATTCCCATCATCTTACGAAGCATATAAAGAATTTGCTGATACTCTCAAAAAGGGAAGTACGGTATTGTTTTTTTTATGTGCTGGAATAATCGGGCCATTGTTTGAAGAAGTACAAACTAGAGGACTTATACTTAGTGAACTATTAAGAAAAATATCGTTTAGAAACGCTATTATCATTCAAGCTCTTATCTTTGGTGCAATGCATATGAATCTGGTTCAGGGAATTTATGCCACTGTCATAGGTGTCTTTTGTGGATATGCACTTCTTTGGACGGGTTCTATTTGGACGTCAATTTTAATTCATACAAGTGGAAACATATTTTCTCTAATTATGGCGCGAATAGTAGGCGAAGGATTTTTAAATCAGCCTAATAGTGTAATGCTAGTGCTTGTATTAATGATACAAATTCTAGCATTAGTAATAATTCCTTATATATTTAACTACTTCTATAAAAATCGAGTGGAATGGGAAATAAGCACAGTTGAAGAATGTTTAGAAAAATGA
- a CDS encoding class IIb bacteriocin, lactobin A/cerein 7B family → MKELSYNELMATNGGGVTLGSLLVAMGLGGLTGSFTGAQLGSAVAPGAGTVAGALSGFVWGAGNAALAHIIQNYGAERLDQYLGY, encoded by the coding sequence GTGAAAGAACTTAGTTATAATGAATTGATGGCTACTAATGGTGGTGGGGTAACTTTAGGAAGTTTACTTGTAGCTATGGGACTAGGTGGACTTACAGGTTCATTTACTGGAGCTCAATTAGGTAGTGCTGTTGCCCCAGGTGCAGGAACCGTTGCAGGAGCTCTTTCGGGATTTGTATGGGGCGCAGGAAATGCTGCTTTGGCACATATTATTCAAAATTATGGAGCAGAGAGACTAGATCAATATCTAGGCTACTAA
- a CDS encoding CPBP family intramembrane glutamic endopeptidase translates to MVKRVPNISTFLIILNANLKLIRRLIMLSENITKSFRKKISSIHNWLINLSPIKFVFCMTVSSYLILFPLILVLVLIEYTGDFNEESIDLFNNEGVILVILFTAVLAPLVETAVYQMFPVRCLRKTNFLKERPMIIILISAVFFGFGHTYNIIRVIETTLIGIILAYSYHIYLEKNFYPFWIVTSIHGLRNLITTILFIVS, encoded by the coding sequence ATGGTAAAAAGAGTGCCAAATATTAGTACATTCCTTATCATCTTAAATGCAAATCTAAAATTAATAAGGAGATTAATAATGCTTAGCGAGAATATAACAAAAAGCTTCAGAAAAAAAATTTCAAGTATTCATAACTGGCTGATTAATTTAAGTCCAATAAAATTTGTGTTTTGTATGACAGTATCTTCATATTTGATACTCTTTCCTTTGATTCTTGTTCTGGTATTAATTGAATATACTGGTGATTTTAATGAGGAAAGCATTGATTTATTTAATAACGAGGGAGTGATTTTAGTTATCCTTTTTACAGCAGTTCTTGCTCCTTTAGTTGAAACAGCTGTATATCAAATGTTTCCAGTTAGGTGTCTGAGAAAAACTAACTTTTTAAAAGAAAGACCAATGATAATAATATTGATATCAGCAGTTTTTTTTGGATTTGGACATACATACAATATAATTCGTGTCATTGAAACAACATTAATTGGAATAATACTAGCGTATTCATATCATATATACCTAGAAAAAAACTTCTATCCATTTTGGATTGTTACATCTATACATGGATTAAGAAATCTAATTACAACTATCCTTTTTATTGTTTCCTAG
- a CDS encoding insulinase family protein produces MKKYLKVTSLQRKIAGVLVLVMLLSFVPMQVQAEQGYKVGEVYYGFQLIEENHVEEISSKVRVFEHTQSGAKLIHLENDDSNKVFSINFRTPPSDNTGSPHILEHSVLNGSENFPVKSPFIEMNKRSLSTFLNALTYPDRTSYIAASRNHKDFRNLLHVYLDAVFFPKVLKEEKIFMQEGWHYDLKNPEDELTYNGVVYNEMRGAYSNPVNVLVKQNQKSLFPDTPYAYDSGGDPQVIPQLSYEALIDFYKTYYHPSNTYIYLYGNLDLQETLKFIHNEYLSKFQKQEVQASISKQKPFAKRAYHTIEYALSENADTKNKTYLSLNYAVDEINNKETMLGFSILNALLMQTESSPLRSVLLQEKIGTNVFGSYDPMTLQPSFSIIIENAADEKIDDFEGVVQQTLEQLVAEGIDRELIYAIFNTIEISMRTEKSDANRGFGYHNTVLATWLHDYEPTLYLSFEDTLNKIKNKIDENYFESLIQKYLLDNTHSSLVVMKPVAGLEVQKGRALKEELQRIKDSLSEEEIQALVEQTKALEKWKETPNSQEAIQTLPVLSLEDLQQQQKNISSKIEELEDVTILLHPLFTNRIAYVNMYFDTMKVPQEQISYIPLLVYLLGNIDTEQYSYQQLSNEINNRLGGLNFRVDMISNLKENHKYAPKLRVSMYTVADELRNGFKVLEEMMHHGKFENLDRIKQLVGQLKADVEYGLNSNGIAIAQIQLMRKQSQANQYQASISGIDFYFFLCEIEEMLEKNPEVVIANLQEVNQLVFQKENLLVGVTLEEEEYETFKKAFLPFEATLKTVDAPWQTYRFSTDSGSEGIINGEQIQSVVKGYNFKDLGYEYSGKMDVLTQILSTEYLWNRVRVSGGAYGSGIYIANTGEMMLYSYRDPNLKETLDAFHGIPAYLRNFAEDEEEMLNYIIGTLGQYDPLLSPQEKGALEDRLYMMQITHEDLNAIKEQILQTTAEDIRNFAQLMEDVLKQNQYVVVGYETKIQENADLFDKIMNIFGEKQGVKKEIEYLPAIEIFQQLGMPVRIEEEDPQNPIVIVEVGNIQLLLYVNTTLMVINDHEYHLQGKIELKDNEIYVPEEAFEIFLYMFLQEE; encoded by the coding sequence ATGAAAAAATATTTAAAAGTAACTAGTTTGCAAAGAAAGATTGCAGGGGTTCTGGTACTTGTTATGCTACTTTCTTTTGTACCGATGCAGGTTCAAGCAGAGCAAGGCTATAAAGTTGGAGAAGTATATTATGGATTTCAGCTTATAGAGGAAAATCATGTAGAAGAGATTAGCTCCAAAGTCAGGGTTTTTGAACATACTCAAAGTGGTGCAAAACTGATTCATTTGGAGAATGATGACAGCAATAAGGTTTTTAGTATCAACTTTAGGACACCACCATCAGACAATACAGGAAGTCCCCATATCTTAGAGCACTCCGTATTAAATGGTTCTGAAAACTTCCCTGTAAAGTCACCTTTTATAGAAATGAATAAACGTTCTTTAAGTACGTTTTTAAATGCTCTTACTTATCCAGATCGTACTTCCTACATAGCAGCAAGTAGAAATCATAAGGACTTTAGAAATTTATTGCATGTGTACTTAGATGCAGTATTTTTTCCAAAGGTTTTGAAAGAAGAGAAGATTTTTATGCAGGAAGGTTGGCATTATGATTTAAAGAATCCAGAAGATGAACTTACCTACAATGGAGTTGTCTACAACGAGATGAGGGGAGCTTATTCGAATCCTGTGAATGTTTTAGTCAAACAGAATCAAAAATCACTGTTCCCCGATACACCCTATGCTTATGATTCAGGGGGAGATCCTCAAGTAATTCCACAGTTATCCTATGAGGCGCTAATAGACTTCTATAAAACCTATTATCATCCATCCAATACTTATATTTATTTATATGGCAATTTAGACTTGCAGGAGACTTTAAAATTTATTCATAATGAATATTTGAGTAAATTTCAAAAGCAGGAAGTACAAGCTTCTATTTCTAAACAAAAGCCCTTTGCAAAGCGAGCTTATCATACGATTGAATATGCATTGTCAGAAAATGCAGATACCAAAAATAAAACCTATTTAAGTTTAAATTATGCTGTAGATGAAATTAATAATAAAGAGACCATGCTGGGATTTTCTATTTTAAATGCGCTATTAATGCAAACAGAGTCCTCCCCTCTGCGTAGTGTATTGCTGCAAGAAAAAATAGGAACCAATGTTTTTGGCAGTTATGATCCCATGACATTACAGCCTAGCTTCAGTATCATCATTGAAAATGCTGCTGATGAAAAGATAGATGACTTCGAGGGGGTTGTTCAACAAACATTGGAACAACTGGTGGCAGAAGGCATTGATCGTGAACTAATATATGCGATATTTAATACGATTGAAATTTCCATGCGTACAGAAAAATCCGATGCCAACAGAGGTTTTGGATATCATAATACTGTTTTGGCAACCTGGTTACATGATTATGAGCCTACATTATATCTTTCTTTTGAAGATACATTAAATAAGATAAAAAATAAAATTGATGAAAATTATTTTGAAAGTCTAATACAAAAATATTTGCTAGATAATACCCACAGTTCTTTAGTAGTGATGAAGCCAGTAGCTGGTTTAGAAGTACAAAAAGGAAGGGCATTGAAGGAAGAATTACAGCGAATAAAAGACAGTCTTTCAGAAGAAGAAATACAGGCTTTAGTAGAACAAACAAAAGCATTAGAAAAATGGAAGGAGACACCAAATTCCCAAGAAGCAATACAAACCTTACCTGTATTATCGTTAGAAGATTTACAGCAGCAACAAAAAAATATTTCTTCAAAGATTGAAGAACTAGAGGATGTTACGATTCTATTGCATCCATTATTTACAAATAGAATCGCCTATGTGAATATGTACTTTGATACCATGAAAGTACCACAGGAGCAAATTTCTTATATCCCCTTGCTAGTTTATTTGCTTGGTAATATAGATACAGAGCAATACAGCTATCAACAGTTATCCAACGAAATAAATAATCGTTTAGGTGGACTAAATTTTAGAGTAGATATGATTTCTAATTTAAAAGAGAATCATAAATATGCTCCTAAATTAAGGGTATCCATGTACACAGTTGCAGATGAATTAAGAAATGGATTTAAAGTTTTAGAGGAAATGATGCATCATGGAAAATTTGAAAACTTAGACAGGATAAAGCAGTTGGTAGGTCAATTAAAAGCAGATGTGGAATATGGCTTAAATAGTAATGGTATAGCTATAGCTCAGATCCAATTAATGAGAAAACAATCTCAAGCAAACCAATACCAAGCCAGCATAAGTGGAATAGATTTTTATTTCTTCTTGTGTGAAATTGAAGAGATGTTAGAAAAGAATCCGGAAGTAGTGATAGCAAACTTGCAGGAGGTAAATCAGTTAGTATTCCAAAAAGAAAACTTACTTGTCGGTGTTACTTTGGAGGAAGAAGAATATGAAACCTTTAAAAAAGCATTTTTGCCATTTGAAGCAACATTAAAGACTGTAGATGCACCATGGCAGACTTATCGTTTTTCTACTGACAGCGGCAGTGAAGGCATTATTAATGGTGAGCAGATCCAAAGCGTTGTAAAGGGATATAATTTTAAAGATTTAGGCTATGAATATAGTGGGAAAATGGATGTTCTTACACAAATTCTTTCTACAGAGTATCTATGGAATCGCGTAAGGGTTTCTGGTGGCGCCTACGGCAGTGGTATATATATTGCCAATACAGGAGAGATGATGCTTTATTCCTATAGAGATCCTAACTTGAAAGAAACTTTAGATGCCTTTCATGGTATACCAGCTTATCTACGAAACTTTGCTGAGGATGAGGAGGAGATGCTGAACTATATTATTGGAACCTTAGGACAATATGATCCTTTGCTTAGTCCACAGGAGAAAGGTGCGTTAGAGGATAGACTTTATATGATGCAAATAACCCATGAAGATTTAAATGCAATAAAAGAGCAGATTTTACAAACTACAGCAGAAGATATAAGAAACTTTGCACAGTTGATGGAGGATGTCCTAAAGCAAAATCAATATGTTGTAGTAGGATATGAAACAAAGATTCAAGAAAATGCAGATTTATTTGATAAAATAATGAACATTTTTGGGGAAAAACAAGGAGTAAAGAAGGAGATTGAGTATTTGCCAGCTATAGAAATTTTTCAACAATTAGGGATGCCGGTAAGGATAGAGGAGGAAGATCCTCAAAATCCTATAGTTATCGTAGAAGTAGGAAATATTCAATTATTACTTTATGTCAATACAACATTGATGGTCATCAATGACCATGAGTATCATTTACAAGGCAAAATTGAGTTGAAAGATAATGAAATCTATGTACCAGAAGAAGCATTTGAGATATTCTTATACATGTTTCTACAAGAAGAGTAA
- a CDS encoding tyrosine-type recombinase/integrase: MMEAFRYQYSSVLAPYIEGLIRQKKADGFIYDYQSYILKTFDDFCLNRGYKNAVITRDVAMEWAVQRKTEGLNYRNQRVSFLRQLSLYMNSMGINSYIPHHMPSEKVSVPHIFNREELQAFFEVVDTYLPENERWHCLAMEYQLLFRLYYCCGLRLSEGCGLEKKDVDLTNGILDIRQSKGRKDRQVYMADDLIELCRKYQAKMNWMQPNTVWFFPGRTPDKHIQKTSIDKKFKQLWEMTSYSKHCDKQPTVHAFRHTFVVNRINHWMVEGVSLENMMPYLSRYLGHSGIEDTMYYYHQVHTAFEIVRQKDQISAKVIPEVMPYEE, from the coding sequence ATGATGGAAGCATTTCGTTACCAGTATAGCAGTGTGTTGGCTCCTTACATTGAGGGACTTATCCGTCAGAAGAAAGCCGACGGTTTTATTTATGATTACCAATCCTATATTCTAAAAACCTTTGATGATTTTTGCCTGAATCGTGGATACAAGAATGCAGTCATTACTCGTGACGTTGCCATGGAATGGGCAGTCCAGAGGAAAACAGAAGGTTTAAACTACCGGAATCAACGTGTGTCTTTTCTGAGACAGCTTTCATTATACATGAATTCCATGGGCATAAACAGTTACATTCCGCATCATATGCCTTCTGAGAAAGTATCAGTTCCACACATTTTCAATAGGGAAGAACTGCAGGCTTTCTTTGAAGTAGTCGATACCTATCTACCTGAAAATGAAAGGTGGCACTGTCTGGCTATGGAATATCAGTTGCTCTTTCGTTTATATTATTGCTGTGGACTTCGCCTATCCGAGGGGTGTGGCCTTGAAAAGAAAGATGTTGATTTGACAAATGGTATTCTGGACATCAGGCAGTCTAAGGGCAGAAAAGATAGACAGGTTTATATGGCAGACGATTTGATAGAACTATGCAGGAAATATCAAGCAAAGATGAATTGGATGCAGCCCAATACAGTATGGTTTTTTCCAGGACGCACCCCGGATAAACATATTCAAAAGACCAGTATTGATAAGAAATTTAAACAGTTATGGGAAATGACCAGTTATTCCAAGCACTGTGACAAACAACCTACTGTTCATGCGTTTAGACATACCTTTGTCGTAAACCGTATAAATCACTGGATGGTGGAAGGTGTTTCTCTGGAAAACATGATGCCTTATCTAAGCCGGTATCTTGGACATTCTGGCATCGAGGATACGATGTATTATTATCACCAGGTGCATACTGCTTTTGAGATTGTACGACAGAAAGACCAGATTTCAGCAAAGGTCATCCCGGAGGTGATGCCTTATGAGGAGTAA
- a CDS encoding helix-turn-helix domain-containing protein: MGRKTKFTAEIKIDAVKNYLSGTRSQNQIAKDLNIHISTIQGWISSYKTLGTLGVTTTSKNAGYSEQLKKEAVIDYLSGNFSQYEVCEKYGIRNRTQLRKWILQYNDYEKIKSSGTGGISIMIKGRTTTFEERIEIVKYCIEHNRNYNETAEAYKVSYQQVRSWTVKYEQSGVDALVDRRGKHKSEDELTEFDRLKAQNKLLEARYKRLEMENELLKKLEEMERGHF, encoded by the coding sequence ATGGGAAGAAAAACTAAATTTACAGCTGAGATTAAGATTGATGCAGTAAAAAATTATTTAAGTGGAACAAGGTCTCAAAATCAAATAGCAAAAGATTTAAATATTCATATAAGTACAATCCAAGGTTGGATTTCATCATACAAGACACTAGGGACATTAGGGGTAACTACTACATCTAAAAACGCTGGATATTCAGAGCAATTAAAAAAAGAAGCTGTTATAGATTATCTTTCAGGTAATTTTTCGCAATATGAAGTGTGTGAAAAGTATGGAATTCGTAACCGTACTCAACTACGGAAATGGATTTTGCAGTATAATGATTATGAAAAGATAAAATCTTCAGGTACAGGGGGAATATCAATCATGATCAAGGGACGTACTACAACATTTGAAGAACGTATTGAAATAGTTAAATATTGCATTGAACATAATAGAAATTACAATGAAACTGCTGAAGCATATAAGGTTTCTTATCAGCAGGTCCGCAGCTGGACTGTTAAGTATGAGCAATCTGGCGTAGATGCCCTAGTTGACCGTAGGGGCAAACACAAGTCTGAGGATGAACTTACAGAGTTTGATAGATTAAAAGCTCAAAACAAGCTTTTGGAGGCTAGGTACAAAAGATTAGAGATGGAGAATGAACTGCTAAAAAAACTCGAAGAGATGGAAAGGGGGCATTTCTAA